The genomic interval CACCGTTCAAAGCCGTGAGTCGCGAGGAAGACGACGACGAAGACGTCGTTCTGACTGGCCACTCAAAATTCACCAAAGCTGCTGAAAAGCGCGCCCGGATCATGAGTTCAATCGGCCACGTCACGCATACCCGCTCGGTCTACGTCGTCGACCGTGCGAAACAGGAGTCCGTCGACGGCACTGCACTCGTTGAACGCGGTGAACTAGACGAACTTCACGACGCTGCCGAACTCCGAAAAGTCATTCGCGAACGCGCCGAACACGAAGAAGCCGCCTGATTGCGGCGTCGTGCTCACATTAGTCTCTGTTTTCAGTGACGATCAGGCGTACGTCTCCTCGAGATAGGCAACGATATCGTCGCTTTCGTGCATCCCCTCGACATCGTGTGCCTCGTCAGTGATGACGGGGACACCGGTCTGGCCGCTAACACGCTCAACTTCGGTTCGGTCGCTGTGAGAGCGTGGCACCTCGATCACATCGTACTCGAGTTCGAGGTCGTCGAGTTTCGAGCGGACTTTTGTGCAGTACGGACAGCCGGGCAGTTCGTACATGGTGATGTCTGCCATGGATGGCACTAAGGGAGTGTGTGGGAAGAGGTCACCGGTCGGCTATCGGGTTGCCACAAAATAGTGTTCGACAGTCTCAGAACGTGATGGTGCCTGCTTCAATCGCGAAGTACACGGCGAAGTACGCAATGAACGCAACTGCCAGCGTCCATTGCCCAAGCGAGACATCACGAGCGTCGCCGACGGCAGTTTTGATCAGCGGGTAGCTGATGATACCGGCTGCGATTCCGTTCGCGATAGAGGCTGTCAACGGCATAATGGTGATCGTCAGCCCGCTCGAGATGAGCCAGACGGGGTCGTTCCAGTCGATATCAGCAACGCCTTGCAGCATGATGATTCCGACGACAACCAGTGCAAGGTAGGTTGCATACTGCGGAATCGCGGTCATTAGCGGGACCGTGAACAACGCGAGGAGGAAGAATGTACCGACGACGAGTGCGGTAAATCCGGTTCGGCCGCCCTCTTCGACTCCGGTCGAGGATTCGATGTAGGTCGTGACTGTCGACGTCCCGATCATCGCTCCGAACGTTGTCCCGACAGCGTCGGCCATGAGTGGTTTCTCGATTTCGGGCAGGTTCCCGTCTTCATCAAGGAAGCCGCCAAACTGGGAGACTCCAATCAGTGTTCCAGCAGTGTCGAAAAAGTCCACGAAGAAGAATGTAAACACGACCAGAAGGAATACGAGTGGATCTTCAGGAATCATGCTGAGGCCGTCAACGAAGCCCCAAAACAGCGGTGTGAAGTCGTACTGCACCGATGTTAGCATCGAAACGATTCCGTCGTTCGTGACATCATCGTAGGCTCCTTCTGGCGTGAGCACATCGGGTTGGACGATTCCGAGGAGCGTGATTGCCCAGCCCGCAATCGCCGTCGTCACGATACCGATGATGATCGACCCTTTGATGCCTCGAGCATACAGGAAAAAGGTCAATCCGAGTCCAATTACGGAAAGCGCGGCAACCGGACTTTGGATGGCGTTTCCGAGTTCAATAAGCGTCCCAGATGGGAAGCCATCGGGATCAACATACGGGACAACAAGCTCTAACTCCTGTAGGCCGAGAAAGAGCAGGAAAATACCAATACCGGCCCCGACCGCGAACTTCACGGGTTCGGGAAACAGTTCGATAATGTACTTACGCGCACCCACTGCGGTAAGCGCCATGAAAATGATCCCTTCGACGAACACTGCTGCGAGTGCGAGTTCCCACGGGACGCCCAGAACAATCACGACAGTGTACGTGAAGAACGCGTTCAGCCCCATTCCCGGTGCGAGTCCGAACGGGCGTTTGGCATAAAACGCCATTACGGCGGTCGCAACGATTGACGACAGGATCGTGACGATCGCGAGCATCTGGAAGACCTCCGTCTGGTCGTAGCCCTCGATAACGATAGCATCGCTCAGAATCGCCGGATTGACGACAATAATGTACGCCATCGCGAGAAACGTCGTGATTCCTGCGAGTGTTTCAGTGCGGTAGTCTGTATCGTGGTCGCTGAAATTGAAGTAGTCAGCGAGTCTCTCAGCTGCCCCCATGTTGGATGGTCAGGCATAGATACAGCGATTAGTTAAAGGTTCTCGTCTGTGATTGCAGAGAAGTATGCACACATGTGAATATATGTTGGTGGGGCGCCACGATTCGGCAGGTTTTCTGTCACTCTGTCAAACATGTGTTGCCGACTCGTTACTGGGACCAACGTATTTTACCCCGGAGCACGTACCACAGTAGCATGTTCTTTGTCATCGTGGGGTACGGCCGGGTTGGCTCGAGAACGGCACGGATTCTCGACAAGGAGGGCCACGATGTCGTCGTGGTCGACAACGAGATGGATCGCCTCGAGCGAGCGGAGAACCACGGATTTGAGACGGTTCACGGTGACGGCGCGGACGAAGAGACCCTGCTTGAGGCAGGTATCGACGACGCCGACGCGGTTGGGGCATTTACGCCGGATCTGAACGTCAACTTCGCGGCCTGCATGGTCGGAAACCATCACGGTTGTCGAACCGCGCTTCGGATCGACGAGGACTATCGCGAAGATATTTACCGGACGTACGCCGACGAGGTGGACGAGATCATCTACCCCGAGCGACTGGGTGCAGCCGGTGCGAAAACCGCACTTCTCGGTGGGGACTTCAACGTCGTTGCCGACCTTGCGACGAATCTCCAGTTGACGGTCATCGAAATTCCAGATAACTCGCCAGCGATCGGCAAGCGCGTCAGTGAACTCGAGTTACCGTCGTCTGCGCGGCTGTACGCCCACGGTCGTGAGCGCGAGTCGCTGACGATTCCACTGCCGGGGACTGAACTCGAGGTCGGTGATGAGGTCGCACTGATTACAGAGACGGATCGCGTCGATGACTTGCACGCGGCGCTGTTACCTGCCTCTGGATGAGTCGATAGGTGCGCTCGAAACAGAAGTACGGGGGCGCGCTGATGGGGTAGCGTTGGATGGGGTTGAGGGATGGGGGTGATACCGCACAACGCGCGCCATCTGTACCGTGGGAGTACGAGGCTATAAAATTCCGTCAGACAACTGACTGACGGAGGTCAGACTGGCCCCGATAGGGACACCTAACCCGCTCTCGGAAATTCGAGAGTCGCTCACTCGAGGCCTGGTTCCGTTACGCCGAGGGTGCTCTGAACACCAGCACGTTCTGGTGAACCATCGACGGGACGAACGAGAACGGATAGCCATAGACGTGCAAATCCTTGGATGGATCGTACCAGATGAGATTCGCCGCGAGCGACAGCGACGTCCCCTTCTCGAGTGCGCGCGCGAGGTCTGCCGAGAGAAACTCGTAGGACTGCTCGCGGTACATATCGCCGATGAAGACGACGACGTGGCCGCCAGGAACGACCGCATCGGCGAATCGTTCGAACTTCGAAGCCATATCCGCGAGCCACTCGTCTTTTTGCTGCGTCGGCCTGTTGCCCTCTCTGTCTGTGGATTCGCTTGCATCCGTCGACTCGGCGACGTCAGTGTCGTTGGCGTCGAACGCGCCCAGTTTACTCTCTCGGGTTGCACGCTCGTTGCGCGTTTGCTCGAGTTCGTCCATATGCCAGTAGGGGACGTCGGTCAACAGCAACTCCACAGAGTCGTCGGGAATGTCCTCGATCAGGTCCGCACAATCACCATGGCGCATCTCCTGGGCCGCAAGCGGCGACTCGCCGTTTGCTTGGCGCTCGTCGTTTTCCCGGACGAGCACCGTCTCGTAGATGTCGATCCAGCGCTGGTTCTGTTCGAAGCCAATTGCTTCGCGACGCCCGGTTCCCTCGTGTTCGCACAAACTCGCGCCGAGCAGCGTGCCGCCGACGCCAGCGAACGGATCGAGAACGGTGTCACCGGACTTACTAAACCGACCGATGAGTTCCGCACACAGACGCGGCGGTTTTTGCCCGCCGTGTTCGCTCCGCAGGTCGTGCTGGACGGCCGGCGGATACCCCTGTGCGATCACCGATTTCGTCGCGTACTTCCATTCTTTGCCCGTGAGATCATTAACCCGATTTCGCTCATCGTAGATTCCACGTCCCTCAACGTACTGTTGATGCTCGGCAAGCGCGTCGGTGTCGATCACCTCACCATCTTCGACCGGCAGGGACTCGTCCCGTGCGCGTTCGGCATCGAATCCGCCATCGTCATCCGTAAACAGCCGGCTTTGCCGGTGGCGGTCCGGTTCGTCCCCAGTGTCCGTCATGGCTTCGAGTGCTCACGCGGGGCGCATAAACACCTGTGACTCGAGTGAGTCGCGCCTGTGGTGGGCGTCAAATCCGTGCCGGCGTGCTCAAGCCGGTGACACTGGGGTTAGCGGGTGCCTTTCACGCTTGAGTGCGTCTATTGTGGTATGAACATGCTCGTCGACGGCGAGTGGCGAACAGACACGTACGAGACGACCGGCGAGGACGGTTCGTTCGACCGACAAGAGACATCGTTTCGCGACTGGGTTCAGGACGAACCCGACGCCCGATTCCAGCCCGAAGCGGGACGATACCATCTGTACGTCTCCTACGCCTGCCCGTGGGCCCACCGGACGCTCGTAATGCGCGCGCTCAAAGGCCTCGAGGACGCCATCTCGGTGTCCGTCGTCGACCCCTACCGCGGCGAGGACGGCTGGCAGTTCACGCCCGAAAAGGACGGGTGTACGCGCGATCACTGCCACGGCGCCGACTATTTGCGAGAGTTGTACGTGGAAGCCGATTCGGACGTGACCGGGCGCGTGACGGTTCCAGTGCTGTGGGATACCGAAGATGAGACCATCGTCAACAACGAGTCTAAGGAGGTAATGCGGATGCTCGATACCGAGTTCGACGACGTCGCAACACGGGACGTCGACCTCTATCCGGAGGGCCTTCAGGACGATGTCGACCGGGTTATAGAGGCGATTTACGAGCCAATCAACAACGGCGTCTACCGGGCTGGCTTCGCGACGAAACAGGAACCCTACGACGAAGCCGTCACCGACCTGTTCGACGCGCTCGAGCACTGGGACGACGTGCTCGCTGACCAGCGCTATCTCGCAGGCGACCAGCTCACGGAAGCCGATATCGCGATGTTTACGACGCTCATTCGATTCGACAACGTCTATCACACGCACTTCATGTGCAACGTCCAGCAAATTCGCGAGTACGACAACCTCTGGCCGTACCTGCGCGACCTGTACCAGACCGCTGGCGTCGCTGCGACCGTAAATATGGACCACATCAAAGAACACTATTACACGACCCACCCCGACGTGAATCCACACCGGATCATCGCCCGCGGGCCGGACCTCGACCTCGAGGCCCCCCACAACCGGGACGAGCTACCGGGCGGACCGCCGGCTGCACTCGCCAAATCGACAGCAGACGATTGAGTGGCGGTTAGTCACTACAGAACGGAAATACGAAAACGGCTCAGTCGTCGTCTTCGTCCTCAGGCTCGTCAGGCTGGGGTGCCTGCGGTCGGTAGCGATTCGCGTCAGTTCGCCAGGTTTCGAACGTTTCCTCCGTTGGTTCGTCCGCGAAGAACACTCGCCAGACCACGTACGCAGGAATCAAAATCGGCAGCGCGGGAAGCATGATGATGAGTAATACGACGCCCATCACGTACCCGAACGCCGACATCTGAAGATTCGGGACGTAGCCCGTCGACTGAGATACCTTGATCGCCATACCGACATGTAGACGGGTTCCGATATTCGGTCTTTCGATACGAAGACTCGAGCGCGTCGACGAACGCGTCGTGGCCGGCGATCTCGAGGGGCTCGGTCTCTCCATCCGAGGTTTCACTGTGCGAGAAGCGCGTAAGCGACGCATCGGTGTCGCTCTCGGAGAGTGCCTCGATGGCTTCTCGGCCGACGGTACCCGACGAGCCAGCGATTGCGATGTTCGTCATAGCGAGTCGACACCGGACACGGTAAAGTAGGTTAGGTCAGCGTTGTCCGGCCAGATCCACATTCATTGCGGGCTGGCTGTGGCCATCCGGCGCATTGAATTATAGTTCAATAGACGAATACTTTTTGACACCTCCCGTCGAAACGAGAGTATGGACCGACGTTCGTTTCTCGGATCAGCAGCCATCGGAGCGGCTGGGGTGCTCGCTGGTTGTCTCTCCGCGGGCGTGACCGTTACGTCCGCTGAGACGTCGTATCCCTCTGCGGCTGGCGCCGTCTACGAGTTACGAAGCGAACTGACGGACGAGCCGCAAGAACCGTCGATTCCGTTCGACTCGTTGTCCCGCGAACAGCGACTCGAGGTTGCGAACGCGATCCACCGAGGCGAGTACATGATCACCGAATCGCCGGCAATTTCTGAGGGAGACGTCTCAAATGTCGACTATCGCGACCGGACGTTCACCGTCAGCTACAGTGTCGGTGATGGGATGGGACACGGCCAAAACCCCGACACACTCGATTTTGTCACGTTTGATGCAACCGCCACCGGCACCGAACTCGAGTGCTCATTGACCAACAGTCATTCTGCTCCGCTTGAGGTGTCTCACACCGGCCGACCATACTTCGGGGTTAGTGTTGCAGTCGGAGAGACGGTCACACTACTGGGCCACGACCGATACGTCGAAAACAACACCATCGAGATCGATCCCATCACCAGACAGCCACCACAACCAACTCGAGAGCGAACGACGACGATTGAGCCCGGCGAGTCGCTGACGGAAGCGTACGTCATCGGCGACTCGGTTCCGACTGACGCCGTTGTGTACGTGTCGACTCTCATCAGAAACGACGCGTTGAGTATACACGAGTTCCCGACCGGTCGATTCTCACTCGAGACGGACTGATATTGCCGGACAAAACGCGTCTGAACCGATGCGGTCAGTCGCGGCTGTGATACGCATTGCTCTCGAGTCGACTGCAAAGCCACGGATTCTAGGATCGTTCTCGAGTTATATACACTGTCGTATCTCATACAAACGTTCATCTACTATGAATGTGATTTGTGGACATGAATCGCGGTAAGGGGTT from Natronolimnobius sp. AArcel1 carries:
- a CDS encoding glutathione S-transferase N-terminal domain-containing protein, whose protein sequence is MADITMYELPGCPYCTKVRSKLDDLELEYDVIEVPRSHSDRTEVERVSGQTGVPVITDEAHDVEGMHESDDIVAYLEETYA
- a CDS encoding NCS2 family permease, with amino-acid sequence MGAAERLADYFNFSDHDTDYRTETLAGITTFLAMAYIIVVNPAILSDAIVIEGYDQTEVFQMLAIVTILSSIVATAVMAFYAKRPFGLAPGMGLNAFFTYTVVIVLGVPWELALAAVFVEGIIFMALTAVGARKYIIELFPEPVKFAVGAGIGIFLLFLGLQELELVVPYVDPDGFPSGTLIELGNAIQSPVAALSVIGLGLTFFLYARGIKGSIIIGIVTTAIAGWAITLLGIVQPDVLTPEGAYDDVTNDGIVSMLTSVQYDFTPLFWGFVDGLSMIPEDPLVFLLVVFTFFFVDFFDTAGTLIGVSQFGGFLDEDGNLPEIEKPLMADAVGTTFGAMIGTSTVTTYIESSTGVEEGGRTGFTALVVGTFFLLALFTVPLMTAIPQYATYLALVVVGIIMLQGVADIDWNDPVWLISSGLTITIMPLTASIANGIAAGIISYPLIKTAVGDARDVSLGQWTLAVAFIAYFAVYFAIEAGTITF
- a CDS encoding TrkA family potassium uptake protein; this encodes MFFVIVGYGRVGSRTARILDKEGHDVVVVDNEMDRLERAENHGFETVHGDGADEETLLEAGIDDADAVGAFTPDLNVNFAACMVGNHHGCRTALRIDEDYREDIYRTYADEVDEIIYPERLGAAGAKTALLGGDFNVVADLATNLQLTVIEIPDNSPAIGKRVSELELPSSARLYAHGRERESLTIPLPGTELEVGDEVALITETDRVDDLHAALLPASG
- a CDS encoding DNA methyltransferase, producing MTDTGDEPDRHRQSRLFTDDDGGFDAERARDESLPVEDGEVIDTDALAEHQQYVEGRGIYDERNRVNDLTGKEWKYATKSVIAQGYPPAVQHDLRSEHGGQKPPRLCAELIGRFSKSGDTVLDPFAGVGGTLLGASLCEHEGTGRREAIGFEQNQRWIDIYETVLVRENDERQANGESPLAAQEMRHGDCADLIEDIPDDSVELLLTDVPYWHMDELEQTRNERATRESKLGAFDANDTDVAESTDASESTDREGNRPTQQKDEWLADMASKFERFADAVVPGGHVVVFIGDMYREQSYEFLSADLARALEKGTSLSLAANLIWYDPSKDLHVYGYPFSFVPSMVHQNVLVFRAPSA
- a CDS encoding glutathione S-transferase family protein; translation: MNMLVDGEWRTDTYETTGEDGSFDRQETSFRDWVQDEPDARFQPEAGRYHLYVSYACPWAHRTLVMRALKGLEDAISVSVVDPYRGEDGWQFTPEKDGCTRDHCHGADYLRELYVEADSDVTGRVTVPVLWDTEDETIVNNESKEVMRMLDTEFDDVATRDVDLYPEGLQDDVDRVIEAIYEPINNGVYRAGFATKQEPYDEAVTDLFDALEHWDDVLADQRYLAGDQLTEADIAMFTTLIRFDNVYHTHFMCNVQQIREYDNLWPYLRDLYQTAGVAATVNMDHIKEHYYTTHPDVNPHRIIARGPDLDLEAPHNRDELPGGPPAALAKSTADD
- a CDS encoding twin-arginine translocation signal domain-containing protein; this encodes MDRRSFLGSAAIGAAGVLAGCLSAGVTVTSAETSYPSAAGAVYELRSELTDEPQEPSIPFDSLSREQRLEVANAIHRGEYMITESPAISEGDVSNVDYRDRTFTVSYSVGDGMGHGQNPDTLDFVTFDATATGTELECSLTNSHSAPLEVSHTGRPYFGVSVAVGETVTLLGHDRYVENNTIEIDPITRQPPQPTRERTTTIEPGESLTEAYVIGDSVPTDAVVYVSTLIRNDALSIHEFPTGRFSLETD